A genomic segment from Nicotiana sylvestris chromosome 1, ASM39365v2, whole genome shotgun sequence encodes:
- the LOC104213329 gene encoding uncharacterized protein, translating into MDSMLPIAIVSVIIGTVIAFLVFGNYFQKRKSEVESIAQPETIQKASKPQQSQKNTLKKSQAKSHSHTADHKDANKRHHPLDLNTLKGHGDIVTGVCFSPNAQSLATACGDGVVRVFKLDDASSKSFKFLRINLPAGGHPTAVAFADEASSVVVACDAFSGSSLYMYGEEKTAATDSKQAKLPLPEIKWEQHKVHDKRAILTLVGTKATYGSADGSTIIVSCSEGTDIVLFHGKSGKIVGNVDTNQLKNNMAAISPNGRFIAAAAFTADVKVWEIVYSKDGAVKEVSRVMELKGHKSAVTCLCFTPNSEQIITASKDGSIRVWNINVRYHLSEDPKTLRVLPIPLKDANGTTLHYDRLCLSPDGKILATTHGSMMQWLCPETGKVLDTAEKAHDGDITDMAWSPSQIPMGDKQVLVLATASVDKKVKLWAAPSLNAS; encoded by the exons ATGGATTCAATGCTTCCGATTGCGATTGTATCGGTGATTATCGGAACCGTGATTGCTTTTCTAGTGTTCGGAAACTATTTCCAGAAGAGGAAATCGGAGGTTGAATCTATCGCCCAGCCGGAGACAATTCAGAAGGCTTCGAAGCCTCAGCAATCTCAGAAGAACACTTTGAAGAAATCGCAAGCCAAATCTCATTCTCACACCGCCGATCATAAG GATGCAAATAAAAGGCATCACCCACTGGACTTGAATACTCTAAAAGGTCATGGGGATATTGTCACTGGAGTTTGCTTCTCACCCAATGCACAGTCTTTGGCAACTG CTTGTGGTGACGGGGTTGTTAGGGTCTTCAAGTTGGATGATGCTTCGAGCAAAAGCTTTAA GTTTCTGAGAATTAATTTGCCTGCTGGAGGTCATCCAACTGCAGTTGCATTTGCTGATGAAGCTTCCTCAGTTGTAGTGGCATGCGATGCTTTTTCTGGTTCTTCCCTGTACATGTATGGTGAAGAGAAAACAGCAGCCACTGATTCCAAACAGGCCAAGCTTCCTCTTCCAGAAATCAAATGGGAACAGCATAAAGTTCACGACAAGAGAGCGATCCTAACTCTAGTTGGTACCAAAGCAACTTATGGTAGTGCTGATGGGAGCACAATCATTGTTTCATGTTCTGAAG GTACTGATATTGTGCTTTTTCACGGAAAAAGTGGCAAGATTGTTGGGAATGTTGACACtaatcaactcaaaaataatatGGCTGCTATATCTCCCAATGGGCGTTTTATAGCTGCTGCAGCTTTTACTGCTGATGTCAAG GTTTGGGAAATTGTGTATTCAAAAGATGGTGCTGTAAAGGAGGTTTCAAGGGTAATGGAGCTCAAGGGGCATAAG AGTGCCGTGACGTGCCTATGCTTTACCCCGAATTCTGAACAAATAATTACTGCATCGAAGGATGGTAGCATCAGAGTGTGGAATATTAATG TGCGCTATCATCTTTCCGAGGACCCCAAGACATTAAGGGTGCTCCCTATTCCCCTTAAGGATGCAAATGGCACAACTTTACACTACGATCGTTTATGTCTATCACCTGATGGAAAGATATTGGCCACCACTCATGGTTCAATGATGCAATGGCTATGTCCGGAGACTGGGAAGGTTTTGGACACAGCTGAAAAGGCACATGATG GTGATATCACTGACATGGCATGGTCGCCTTCTCAAATTCCAATGG GTGACAAGCAAGTTCTGGTGTTGGCCACAGCCAGTGTCGATAAGAAAGTAAAGTTGTGGGCAGCTCCATCCCTGAATGCATCGTGA